The sequence ATATATTCAAACTCAAATTTCGTATTAAATTTCGAAATTAAAATTACTTTGGAAGGAGATGAAATACGGATGGGTATCCCAACATGGTTAAAGACGAATGCGAGTGGAGCGAAGTGGTGGGAACATTCCTTGCATAGGAAATTTTAAACAAAAAATGGAAGGCGAGTTGGAAGGCGAGTTGCAAGGCTTCTTTAACAAATTGTTGATTTCTGACAGCTGTCACAACGCCTCTCTTTCACTAGACAATTAGTCTAGTCAAGATAGGCGCTGTTACTCTGTCAAACTTAGCAATGTGGTAAGTCTAATTGTGTATGTTAAAATGCATTCATAAGAATGATGAGTCCCTGGGACACATCGAAGTCTCCATGTGCATGGTTTGGTGCGGGGAAGTAGAAAAGGGTAGTGAAGGAAGCTTATCTCCTGCAATTGGAAGGCTTTCTGAGCTTAAAAAGCTTTCTTTTGCCAATAACTTGCTGGTTGGGAGGATCCTAAAAGAGTTTGCCTCTTGTCTGAAGTTGGAAGTTGTGGACCTGAGTTGAAACAAGCTTTCTGGACCAATTCCTTCTGAATTCGGCAATCTCAGGAGCCTCAAGGTATGGCATCTCTCTGATAACACTCTCTCTGGTGAGATTTCATTCCTTAGTTTGAGAACTAGAAGTAGTCCTGATGGCATATTAGAAAGTCCTTTTTGATGTCTTGAATATCTCAATTTGGTCAGCAATCTTCTCACAGGTATGATTTCTTATAATATAGCTAGGATTTCGGCCTTAGAATCTATTTTTCTAAATGGCAATATGTTTGCAGGACCCATTCCTCAAAGTTTGGGTTCTTTATCATCTTTACAAATCCTTAACCTGCATAACAATTTTCTCCATGTTAAGATCTCGCAAACATTAGTCAACAATTCTAGCAAACTGCATTCCTTAGATGTGTCAGGAAATTTCCTAGTAGGAAGAATTTCTCCTTACATTGAAATACTACGAACTAAGAGGTTTCTAAGTGTTGCTAACAACAATTTGGAAGGCCCTATTCCATGGGGACCTTGGTTCAAGTATGGTGCTGACCCAAGTGCTTTCTCTGGTAATACCAGACTCTGTGGCCGGCCACAAAACGCTTATCCGAATAGTAAAACAGCAACCTCTGATTTGTGTTCTTCAGCGTCGTCATCGTCTTCTTCTTCAAAGCTTTCGGCACATGATCAACTGGAGAAGCAACAATCACAAAGCCTTCTTTCAAGTGTTTTAAAGAGGTCAATTCCTGAATCTTCACTCTCAACTGCTCCAAAAACGGGGATTATGTTAGAAGATTTTGATAAGTTACCTCCATCTCTAGCACCAGCTCCAGCACCAAGTCATAATGAAAAAATGGTACACTAGCCCCACCACCAGCAAAGCATAAGAAGAAGAAGTTGTCAATTATAAAGTGGGTTTTGGGTGATTCATTGGGACTAATAACAGGAGCAATCTCTGCAGTTATTTGTTCATTTGTGTATAGAATGCTCTTGTACTGTATCCGTGAAAGACCCAAGTATCAGGGTGCTAAGATTTGCAGTTCCCTAATTAAAAAGGCTAAGGATTTAGCCTTCTTAAATACAGAGGATGGTCTCACATTAGCAGATCTCATAGGAAAATGGGGTTCTGGGGAAGCTTACAGGACACAGCTTCAATATGGCACGGAAATTGCCATTAGGAAAATTGCTCAACCATCTCTCAATTCAACAGATATATCAGATGAAGACACAAAGCTCCAGAATTTTATACTTTAGGCCATATAAGGCACAGAAACCTTGTTACTCTTCTAGCCTTTATTGCAAGGCCTGATTGCCATCCATTAATCTATGATTATATGAAAAATGGTAGTGACCATCGATCCTTGGAAAAGGTTGGTGAAGGCACTCTAGAATTAGCATGGCCTGTTCGTCATAAGATTGCCATGGGAATTGGTACAGGTCTACAGTATTTGCACTTCTACAGCACTCCAAAAATCATTCACCGTGATTTGAAGCCTGGAAACATCTTCCTTGATGAGAACTTTGACGCCCATGTTGCAGATTTTGGCCTTGCAAAGGCCCTCCCTGAAACAGCCACACACGCTACTACCTCAAATGTAGCAGGAAAAGTGGGGTACATTGCCCCTGAATATCACCAGACCTTAAAGTTTACAGACAAGTGTGATGTTCATAGGTTTTGGGCTGTTCTTGCTGTTTTGGTTACAGCCTACAGGTAAAATTCCATATGATGATTTGTTTCAAACAATCCCACAGGCTTGTATTGCGAGATGGACCAGATGGTTGAGAAATGTGGTGGGATCAAAAACAGCCTCTGGTGCCATACATCCACAGATTAGAGGACAGGGCTATGATGATGAAATCTTCCTTGTCATGAAGATTGCTTTCTTTTGCAGTGATGATGACCCCAACAAGTGACATAATACCAGAGACGTATTCTGTCATGTCCCTATGTTAACTGTATTAAATATAtacaaataatatttatatattctaAGTTACTGATGCTACTGTTTATATCTTTTGTACAGAACTATCCGTTCAAACAGCTAATATGATGTTAAAATTAGTTATAAAGCATTGAATGTCAAATTAGTACAAAATAATGTTACTTTGTTATCTGCTAATCTAACATGGTTAATTACTGATAAGCAAACCGTTAATAAATCGAGTTTACCAACTAAACGCCCTGTGCCGATCATCATGACCCACGGGCGGATGTATACAGAAGTCGCGACTATGAGTATTAGTCACGATACTACACAAGAGACGCGACTCCCAAAACTCCCATCGGGGATTCTTTATATGCCCGGCATAGGACTCCAACTTAGGTAGGAAGAAAAATGGAGGAATAAGAGGAGGATGGAAAACACGACACTGAGCATATCGGGTTTTTTCTATTTAGCAAAACTGACCATATTTCCAGGTATGTATATATACTCAGAAATGCTAGATGACTAAAAGAACTTAAGTGCAATCAAGGTGTTAATGCTATACTAGAGTTTTTCGAATCCTTATGAAATACACGAACTGCACTAGCTAAAAATCAATTCGATGAAAATGTCATAACGTTTCGCTTAATTAAAACATAGTTCTTAGGGTAATTATTTGACGAACtatttcaactctgtaaatataaTGTTAACTAGAGATTCAGATCATTGTCGTAATTTCATGtaaggaaatgatcaccattattTAACAGCTTAAGATATCAAAGTGTTAGTCAATTCAACATAAATTCTGGATATACGTGGTGAACAGAAATGCACAAGAGAGAAGTCGAATTAATAACAGAATATGTATATTATTGCTTATAGTCCTAAAATACTCTTTCaagtaattaataataaaataacgGCGTTCTTTTGATCAGATTGATTGCTAATCCAGGGGAGAAGAGGATCTGTAGGGGGGTCGATTGCCCACCCGAATACATCACCTACTGAGTAAGGATAGACCAGTAGGCCAGGGGGGCAAGTGACTGCCCCTGCGTTCGGGTTTGGCATGATAAACCACTCTTACCATTCTCTCTCTCTCCAGGAGAACTAAGAAATTAATTTAAGAGAACTAATTGTTCGATATTTCTGGAATGTATAATATGAAGAATTTACCTTGCTGTATGATCAAATTCAAATAAAACATTGTGAATAAAATGTACATAGATCAATAACATAATGTATAAATTAtgtaattttctgaatgatttctAATTGGTTATTCAGATCTCTAATCCAAGTATCTAAAACTGAGTAGTAATAAAGATTCTCACCAATACTTATTTCAACGTTCCGCTGTACAATAAAGTAAATGTGAATTTAATATCTTTAGTTAATTTCTTACTGTTAAGACTAGATGGAATAGGCCATTTTCTGATTGTATTTACTTTGTACTTAACCAGACAAACAGAACTGTATTCGAAATTGGGTCAGGAACATTACATACCATGCTTTCATAAATCAGAGCAAAAGTATATCCATCACTGTCAAAGACTGTTTTGGGCTTTTTTGGTTAGGGACCTGTATCTAGTATCTACGAGTATGAATCTGTGTTTTCCATTTGACTTGtgtctttattttatgtttttgttgTCGCCCTACAATATCCTATGCCTTATAACTTCTCTTAATTGTGCAGACCCGATTTGTCAAGTCAACATCTTTAGTAGACATTGCTGATTTGGACAGCCTTTGCGTTGCACATAAACGACTGAAACCGGGGAAAACAGATCATAAAATTTACAGTCGAAAATTGACTTCTGAGTCACAATTAGGGGCATGAATATGCATGAAATTATTGGGTCAAACGCGGCTTATTTAAATTTACTTGTAAACATCCCAAAAATTTacataaacaaaaacaaaaagtaaaCGAATTAACTAAATTTTTTTATGAGTTTAATGAGACAGGGCAGACAATAAAATTAGCAGAACAATATGTTTAAAAAATCTCAGCAGCGATTCATACTAGAGCTTTCTTTTCTGCCCTCTTTCCCAGTAGCGTTTCATTTCTTCTATTCTTTTAAACCCTAGTTTTTTGAATAATTGCAATATCAATATCATTGTCCTCGTCCATAGTCAAGACTAATTTTTTAGTGTCTTCATGTCTGCTAACTTCTACATTTTCTTCTCGCTGATAACGTCAGCAACATTATTGCTGGTGCAACAGATTGCAGGGCCATATGAGCAAAAAACACATTTATGTGTTTTTCTTGTTTAGTATGACGAGGTCTAATAGTTACACCGCGTTCTAATTGTTGCATAGTAATTGTTGATTTAATCAATAGTAAAACAATAATTGTTGTAGCTTTAAAGATGTCACTGTTCATCATGAGTATTCTCATGCGTGTTCAAatgaatatccaaaaaaaaaaatattgaaagaaaaatGAAAGTCCAAATCATTACCATCTTTAACTAAATCATATTttaaagtatttaaaaaaaaattctcttgtgAAAAAGAtttgtaaaaataaattttatagaaAAAAAGTGGAGATGAGGTAGACAAACACACTATTAATGTGACATCATGATAAATTAGAATTAAAATGCATTTATACTATGATAGACCAAAACAAGGTTAAGATTGTATATAACATCTAAAATTATAACTTCTTATATCTATTCATTGTTTGACAAGGTAAGGGAGTTTGGTTTCATTCATTATAATAATCATAATAAAAGAATTCAAATAAATAGTGTATGT is a genomic window of Cryptomeria japonica chromosome 7, Sugi_1.0, whole genome shotgun sequence containing:
- the LOC131059697 gene encoding leucine-rich repeat receptor-like serine/threonine/tyrosine-protein kinase SOBIR1, coding for MKNGSDHRSLEKVGEGTLELAWPVRHKIAMGIGTGLQYLHFYSTPKIIHRDLKPGNIFLDENFDAHVADFGLAKALPETATHATTSNVAGKVGYIAPEYHQTLKFTDKCDVHRFWAVLAVLVTAYR
- the LOC131856471 gene encoding leucine-rich repeat receptor-like serine/threonine/tyrosine-protein kinase SOBIR1; translation: MVWCGEVEKGSEGSLSPAIGRLSELKKLSFANNLLEPQGPIPQSLGSLSSLQILNLHNNFLHVKISQTLVNNSSKLHSLDVSGNFLVGRISPYIEILRTKRFLSVANNNLEGPIPWGPWFKYGADPSAFSGNTRLCGRPQNAYPNSKTATSDLCSSASSSSSSSKLSAHDQLEKQQSQSLLSSVLKRSIPESSLSTAPKTGIMLEDFDKLPPSLAPAPAPRAISAVICSFVYRMLLYCIRERPKYQGAKICSSLIKKAKDLAFLNTEDGLTLADLIGKWGSGEAYRTQLQYGTEIAIRKIAQPSLNSTDISDEDTKLQNFIL